A genome region from Setaria italica strain Yugu1 chromosome III, Setaria_italica_v2.0, whole genome shotgun sequence includes the following:
- the LOC101766475 gene encoding auxin-responsive protein IAA30 — MAADLGFEETELRLGLPGGGGGGGGGDGEGTRSASGKRGFAETIDLKLKLEPAAAAVVAEDEEVDAAAEESSPAGKMKRSPSQSSVVTAAAQPDPAEKPRAPKAQVVGWPPVRSFRKNIMSVQSEKGAGSKDATDGDKSSPAASGGAAFVKVSLDGAPYLRKVDLKMYKSYQELSKALEKMFSSFTIGSCGSQGMNGMNESKLVDLLNGSEYVPTYEDKDGDWMLVGDVPWEMFVESCKRLRIMKGSEAIGLAPRAMEKCKNRS, encoded by the exons atggcggcggaCCTGGGGTTCGAGGAGACGGAGCTCCGGCTAGGcctgcccggcggcggcggaggcggcggagggggagacGGCGAGGGGACAAGGAGCGCCTCCGGCAAGAGGGGCTTCGCCGAGACCATCGACCTCAAGCTGAAGCTggagccggcggccgcggccgtcgtggcggaggacgaggaggtcgatgcggcggcggaggagtccTCGCCTGCCGGGAAGATGAAGAGGTCCCCAAGCCAGAGCAGcgtcgtcaccgccgccgcccagcccgaCCCCGCCGAGAAGCCGCGCGCCCCCAA GGCTCAGGTGGTTGGATGGCCGCCGGTGCGCTCGTTCCGGAAGAACATCATGTCCGTGCAGTCCGAGAAGGGCGCCGGCAGCAAGGACGCCACCGACGGCGACAAGTCCTCGCCGGcagccagcggcggcgccgcgttCGTGAAGGTGAGCTTGGACGGCGCGCCGTACCTGCGCAAGGTTGACCTCAAGATGTACAAGAGCTACCAGGAGCTGTCCAAGGCGCTCGAGAAGATGTTCAGCTCCTTCACCATTG GAAGCTGTGGGTCTCAAGGGATGAACGGCATGAACGAGAGCAAGCTGGTGGATCTGCTCAACGGCTCCGAGTACGTGCCAACCTACGAGGACAAGGACGGCGACTGGATGCTCGTCGGCGACGTCCCATGGGA GATGTTCGTCGAATCGTGCAAGCGCCTTCGGATCATGAAGGGATCAGAAGCCATTGGCCTCG CACCAAGGGCCATGGAGAAATGCAAGAACAGAAGCTGA
- the LOC101766070 gene encoding F-box/LRR-repeat protein 17: protein MASDASAPVPVPAAAAAVPKRRGSYNCGRCGLPKKGHVCSVPGAGGKAGEAPPPPPPQQQQNKPRRALQFDDPAAEGEAEAVVVVLDAAPVAMAAAPLLPPPPPAAGRKRPRVEAAAAVDVEGEGEEAADSDSGWVELGAGRRAPGEVVLEVLRRMAPRGVAAAAGVSRGWRECARRVWRGAEEVRLRAASVRPVGALMARCPSLARLVLRMDSDVDATMIACVAFSCPNLQTLDISMANSAVNRISGDELSRFVSEKRSLSVLKLDGCSSLGFLNISSSSLSTLWLSGLCSLTKAVMNCPNLNELSLDFPKQNNDSTDLVALMDSLGRTCPNLRNMHISSIRLCNEAVFALESANLRGLCMLSLVLGSKITDAAVASIVRSYASLELLDLSGSSITDNGLGMICNAFPNTLTRLLMALCPNITSSGVQVAAAQLPLLRLMDCGRSICAKPQPEDGRSYFGDLTGGIKFCSKLPTQKKQQPSYQKLIIKHSSLKKLSLWGCSAIEALYVNCPELVDLNLNSCTNLHPERLLIQCPKLKDVHVNGCRDMLIGAIRNQVLNEFAAAEPRLPCKRLADGSKRVHVPHFMIEQLEEQEKWGRPRKSQCTVHLT from the exons ATGGCCTCCGACGCCTCcgcccccgtccccgtccccgccgccgccgcagccgtgcCCAAGCGCCGCGGCAGCTACAACTGCGGCCGGTGCGGGCTCCCCAAGAAGGGCCACGTCTGCTCCGTCCCCGGGGCCGGCGGCAAGGCGGGGGAggcccccccgccgccgccgccgcagcagcagcagaacaaGCCCCGGCGCGCTTTGCAGTTCGACgacccggcggcggagggggaggcggaggcggtggtggtggtgctggacgCGGCGCCGgtagcgatggcggcggcgccgctgctcccgcctccgccgccggcggcggggaggaagaggccgagggtggaggcggcggcggcggtggacgtggagggggaaggggaggaggcggcggactCGGACTCTGGGTGGGTCGAGCtcggcgcggggcggcgcgcgcccGGGGAGGTGGTGCTGGAGGTGCTGCGTCGGATGGCCCcccgcggcgtggcggcggcggccggggtcaGCCGCGGCTGGCGGGAGTGCGCGCGACGCGTGTGGCGAGGGGCCGAGGAGGTCCGGctccgcgccgcctccgtcagGCCCGTCGGCGCGCTCATGGCGCGGTGCCCGTCGCTGGCGAGGCTCGTGCTCCGAATGGACAG CGATGTTGATGCCACAATGATCGCATGCGTGGCATTTTCCTGCCCTAATTTACAAACCCTGGATATTAGCATGGCTAATAGTGCAGTCAACAGGATATCTGG GGATGAGCTATCTAGGTTTGTTTCAGAGAAGCGATCGCTCTCAGTTCTTAAATTAGATGGCTGTAGCAGTCTCGGTTTTCTGAATATTAGCTCTTCAAGCCTTTCAACCCTTTGGCTATCAGGTCTTTGTTCCCTTACCAAAGCG GTCATGAACTGCCCTAATTTGAATGAGCTCTCACTGGACTTTCCCAAACAAAATAATGATTCTACCGATCTGGTTGCTCTAATGGATAGTCTGGGCCGGACCTGCCCAAACTTGAGAAACATGCACATCTCATCGATTCGCTTATGCAATGAAGCTGTGTTTGCTCTAGAGAGTGCTAATCTCAG GGGCCTGTGCATGCTGTCTTTGGTTCTCGGTTCAAAAATAACAGATGCAGCTGTTGCATCTATTGTTCGTTCTTATGCAAGCTTGGAGTTGCTTGATTTAAGCGG GTCTAGCATTACTGACAATGGGCTTGGGATGATCTGCAATGCATTCCCTAACACCCTAACCCGCCTCCTCATGGCTTTGTGCCCAAACATCACTTCAT CTGGGGTCCAGGTGGCTGCAGCACAATTGCCACTCCTTCGACTCATGGACTGTGGCAGGAGCATATGTGCTAAACCCCAGCCTGAAGATGGGAGATCATACTTCGGCGATCTAACTGGGGGGATCAAATTCTGCTCTAAATTGCCTACCCAGAAAAAGCAGCAGCCTAGTTACCAGAAGCTGATCATAAAGCACAGCAGTCTGAAGAAACTCAGCCTCTGGGGCTGCTCAGCGATCGAG GCCCTGTATGTGAATTGCCCGGAGCTGGTTGATCTGAACCTCAACTCCTGCACGAATCTCCATCCAG AACGGCTCCTGATCCAGTGCCCGAAGCTGAAAGACGTGCACGTCAATGGGTGCCGTGACATGCTGATCGGCGCGATCAGGAACCAGGTCCTGAACGAGTTCGCTGCGGCAGAGCCCCGGCTGCCCTGCAAGCGGCTGGCGGATGGGTCGAAGCGCGTGCACGTCCCCCACTTCATGATAGAACAG TTGGAGGAGCAGGAGAAATGGGGCAGGCCGCGGAAGAGCCAGTGCACCGTTCACCTCACCTAG
- the LOC101765654 gene encoding putative uridine kinase C227.14, with product MELLSSSMASTAAQAQVQQRLLRPPSCCRPGPGAAGFVTCRSYVVRSKLKMRAVPPIRASFQPAFLQQPSFQDANMKKRYVPCYQRQKAPQIEARSMEEVYDTLAEHLLSVLKNIEHLDSKYIVGLAGPPGAGKSTVASEVVRRVNMLWSHAKGSGALLPTEEIAAMLPMDGFHLYRAQLDAMENPKEAHARRGAPWTFNPSLFLKCLQTLRTEGSVYAPSFDHGVGDPVENDIFVKPQHKIVIVEGNYLLLEEDVWREIRGLFDEKWFIDIDIDISMQRVLKRHIATGKEPDVAAWRISYNDRPNAELIMESRKDADLVIRSVDFSS from the exons ATGGAGTTGCTGTCGAGTTCCATGGCGTccacggcggcgcaggcgcaggtGCAGCAGAGGCTGCTCCGGCCGCCGTCGTGTTGCCGGCCTGGCCCTGGCGCGGCGG GCTTCGTGACTTGTAGGAGTTATGTTGTCAGAAGCAAACTGAAGATGAGGGCTGTGCCTCCAATCCGTGCCAGTTTCCAGCCTGCATTTCTTCAGCAGCCAAGCTTTCAAGACGCAAACATGAAGAAACGATAT GTTCCTTGCTATCAGAGACAGAAAGCTCCACAGATCGAAGCCAG GTCGATGGAGGAGGTATATGACACTTTGGCTGAACACCTTCTTTCTGTCTTGAAGAATATTGAACACCTTGACTCAAA ATACATTGTTGGTCTAGCTGGCCCACCTGGTGCAGGCAAGTCCACAGTTGCCTCTGAAGTTGTTCGACGTGTTAATATGCTTTGGTCCCATGCAAAGGGCAGCGGAGCACTGCTTCCTACCGAGGAAATTGCTGCAATGCTTCCAATGGATGGTTTCCACCTTTATCGTGCACAGCTTGATGCAATGGAG AATCCAAAAGAAGCACATGCAAGAAGAGGAG CTCCGTGGACGTTCAATCCATCACTTTTTCTGAAATGTCTACAGACCCTAAGAACAGAG GGTTCAGTTTATGCTCCATCATTTGATCATGGTGTTGGTGACCCAGTTGAGAACGACATATTTGTAAAGCCACA GCACAAAATAGTGATTGTAGAAGGGAATTATCTATTATTGGAAGAAGATGTCTGGAGGGAAATTAGAGGCTTGTTTGACGAGAAATG GTTCATTGACATTGACATTGATATCTCCATGCAAAGAGTGCTCAAGAGACATATAGCAACAG GAAAAGAGCCAGATGTAGCAGCATGGCGG ATCTCATACAACGACCGGCCGAATGCAGAGCTTATcatggaatcaagaaaggatgCTGATCTTGTAATCAGATCGGTGGACTTCTCAAGCTAG